In Bacillus sp. SM2101, a genomic segment contains:
- a CDS encoding DUF3977 family protein, with protein sequence MKYIEFGIGNKWLIRTETELSDGTEYEEKGIVGPIQFNSVYIRIWIMKTVYIIDTKQGFQKTKKNRNELKIIFGIVSL encoded by the coding sequence TTGAAGTATATAGAATTCGGAATAGGAAACAAGTGGCTTATTAGGACAGAAACTGAATTAAGTGATGGTACTGAGTATGAGGAGAAAGGCATAGTAGGACCTATACAATTCAACTCTGTATATATACGGATCTGGATAATGAAGACAGTTTATATTATTGATACAAAACAAGGTTTTCAAAAGACGAAAAAGAATCGAAATGAGTTAAAAATTATCTTTGGAATCGTTAGCCTTTAA
- a CDS encoding ABC transporter ATP-binding protein: MIKRFFSYYRPHRKLFYLDFVCAVLVGLLELGFPLAVSWFIDSLLPEGNWSTIIAVSIGLLVLYLLSSGMQFVVNYWGHKLGINIETDMRRELFHHVQKQSFRFFDNTKTGHIMSRVTNDLMDIGELAHHGPEDLFIAIMTFIGAFWIMLTINVKLALVAILIVPFLVWLISYSNIKMNAAWTKMYGNIAEVNSRVEDSVSGSRVVQSFTNEYYEIERFNKDNQFFRKSKLKAYNTMSVNLSGIYISTRLMTLLVLVYGAWLSFSGSLSYGELVAFILYINILFKPIDKISALLELYPKGMAGFKRFTELMDREPDIEDRPNAIDVSTLQGDITFDEVTFGYETNRPILIDLSFTIQAGQTVAFVGPSGAGKTTICSLIPRFYDIEQGAITIDGIDIRDMTKESLRSQIGIVQQDVFLFTGTLRENIAYGKLSATQEEIEEASRRAHLTDLIASLPNGYDTQIGERGLKLSGGQKQRLSIARMFLKNPRILILDEATSALDTETEAIIQEALNELTKDRTTLVIAHRLATIRKADRILVVTENGIAEDGTHEELLSRENGIFTRLHAHQHATIL; encoded by the coding sequence ATGATTAAACGATTTTTCAGCTATTACCGACCTCACCGGAAGCTGTTCTATCTAGACTTCGTTTGTGCTGTGTTGGTTGGACTTTTGGAACTCGGCTTTCCTCTCGCGGTATCATGGTTTATTGATTCCCTATTACCTGAAGGAAATTGGAGTACCATTATAGCTGTCTCCATAGGTCTACTGGTCCTCTATTTACTAAGTTCGGGCATGCAATTTGTAGTGAACTATTGGGGGCATAAGCTTGGAATTAATATTGAAACTGACATGAGGCGAGAGTTGTTTCACCATGTTCAAAAACAATCCTTCCGTTTCTTCGATAATACGAAAACTGGACATATTATGAGTAGAGTCACAAATGATTTAATGGATATTGGAGAGCTTGCTCACCATGGACCTGAAGACTTATTTATCGCTATTATGACGTTTATAGGAGCATTTTGGATTATGCTTACTATTAATGTAAAGCTTGCGTTAGTTGCAATTTTGATTGTGCCATTTTTAGTTTGGCTCATTTCCTATTCGAATATTAAAATGAATGCTGCTTGGACAAAAATGTATGGTAATATCGCAGAGGTGAACAGCAGAGTAGAGGACAGTGTTTCAGGATCTAGAGTTGTTCAATCATTTACAAATGAGTACTACGAAATTGAACGATTCAATAAAGACAATCAATTCTTTCGTAAATCTAAGCTAAAAGCATACAACACCATGAGTGTGAACCTTTCAGGAATCTATATTTCCACCCGTCTAATGACGCTTCTCGTTCTAGTGTATGGTGCATGGTTAAGTTTTTCAGGTTCCCTATCTTATGGAGAGCTCGTTGCTTTTATTCTTTATATTAATATATTATTCAAACCAATTGACAAAATCTCTGCACTCCTTGAACTATATCCAAAAGGTATGGCGGGCTTCAAACGATTTACAGAGCTTATGGATAGGGAACCGGATATCGAAGATCGTCCTAATGCAATAGATGTTTCAACATTACAAGGGGATATCACCTTTGACGAGGTGACGTTTGGATATGAGACGAATCGTCCAATTCTAATAGACTTATCCTTTACCATTCAAGCAGGACAGACCGTAGCGTTTGTAGGTCCTTCTGGGGCAGGAAAAACAACGATATGCTCCTTAATTCCTCGTTTCTATGATATTGAACAAGGAGCCATTACTATTGACGGCATTGATATAAGAGATATGACGAAGGAATCTCTTCGTTCACAAATTGGAATAGTACAACAGGATGTGTTCTTATTTACGGGTACACTTCGTGAAAATATTGCTTACGGAAAGCTATCAGCTACCCAAGAGGAGATCGAAGAGGCATCAAGACGTGCTCATTTGACAGATCTTATCGCCTCACTTCCGAATGGCTATGATACCCAAATCGGGGAGAGGGGTTTAAAGCTATCTGGAGGTCAAAAGCAGCGCTTGTCTATCGCCCGTATGTTCCTTAAGAATCCTAGAATACTAATACTCGATGAAGCTACTTCTGCTCTAGACACAGAAACAGAAGCGATCATTCAAGAAGCCTTAAATGAATTGACCAAAGACCGTACTACTTTAGTCATTGCTCACCGTCTAGCTACCATTCGTAAAGCAGACCGAATTTTAGTCGTCACTGAAAATGGCATAGCTGAAGATGGTACTCACGAAGAACTTTTATCTAGGGAGAATGGAATCTTCACAAGGCTCCATGCCCATCAACATGCAACCATTCTATAA
- a CDS encoding SBBP repeat-containing protein: MSQNISEHQESNLLQSYRKLPLTFFPNHGQVGDQIKFYCKDSGCHYAFFTNKVSLTLFGYNDAHELTENQIKSKLTPYQSSQKSTVKGVTLNWRFLNPSNQMILEGKTKDSGTINLIYGNNPKKWLTEIPLFKELLYKNVWQGIDWIWKDDKGELKYDIIVHPHGNIEDIQILCEGMEQIELCADGSLMFHTEYGTFNKRKPIVYQTYNGVRKNITCRYCYTISDGKVIIGYEFPNSYDTNRTLIIDPTLSYSTYLGGSLGDIGESIAVDSQGNAYVTGVTRSMDFPTTQGAFQTMLMGLQSIFVTKFNSTGSALIYSTYLGGNGIDTTNSITVDTQGNAFVTGNTQSMDFPTTVGAFQTMLMGGQSAFVTKLNATGTILDFSTYLGGDGADNGSGIAVDSQGNAFVTGDTSSMNFPTTAGAFQPAFGGGGLDVFVTKLNNIGTNLVYSTYLGGMENDLGTSITIDPQGNAFVTGSTLSMDFPTTPGVFQTMLNGVVNAFITKLNSSGTMLLFSTYLGGSLIDGGVGIVVDSQGNAVVSGTTQSMDFPTTPGAFQTMLMGTQSAFVTKLNSIGNALLFSTYLGGNDVDAARGLAVDQDGNAFVTGVTQSQDFPVTPDALQMMLDGPTDAFVTQLNALGSALLFSTYLGGSGGDDGNGLTLDSQGNVFVSGQTGSTDFPITSGVFQMMLNGLSDAFVTKFQIALPPPPPPPLISKCCQSPCKCKKTISKTSNSATLKGKGIYNLK; this comes from the coding sequence TTGTCACAGAATATATCCGAACATCAAGAAAGTAACCTATTACAATCGTATAGGAAATTGCCACTTACATTTTTCCCAAACCATGGGCAAGTTGGTGATCAAATTAAGTTTTATTGTAAAGATTCTGGATGTCATTATGCATTTTTTACCAACAAGGTATCTTTAACACTATTTGGTTATAATGATGCACATGAATTAACTGAGAATCAAATTAAAAGTAAGCTAACCCCTTATCAATCCAGTCAAAAAAGTACTGTTAAAGGAGTTACACTAAATTGGAGGTTTTTGAACCCTTCTAATCAAATGATATTAGAAGGAAAAACAAAGGACTCAGGGACTATTAATCTCATCTATGGAAACAACCCAAAGAAGTGGCTAACAGAAATTCCTTTGTTCAAGGAACTCTTGTACAAAAATGTTTGGCAAGGGATTGATTGGATATGGAAAGACGACAAGGGAGAATTAAAATATGATATTATTGTGCATCCTCATGGAAACATCGAAGATATTCAAATTTTGTGTGAAGGAATGGAACAAATTGAGTTATGTGCAGATGGCTCATTAATGTTTCACACCGAATATGGGACATTTAACAAACGTAAGCCAATCGTTTATCAAACATACAATGGAGTAAGAAAAAACATAACATGTCGCTATTGTTATACAATTTCCGATGGAAAAGTAATTATTGGGTATGAGTTTCCCAATTCATACGACACAAATCGCACTTTAATCATTGATCCCACGCTTTCATATTCCACATACCTTGGGGGCAGTTTAGGTGATATAGGTGAAAGTATTGCTGTGGATTCGCAAGGGAATGCGTATGTAACTGGAGTAACTAGGTCGATGGATTTTCCAACGACTCAAGGAGCCTTTCAAACAATGTTGATGGGATTACAAAGTATATTTGTGACAAAATTTAATTCCACTGGAAGCGCGCTAATTTACTCTACGTACCTTGGAGGGAATGGGATTGATACCACCAATAGTATCACAGTGGATACCCAAGGGAATGCTTTTGTTACAGGCAATACTCAGTCAATGGACTTTCCTACAACTGTAGGTGCATTTCAAACGATGTTAATGGGAGGACAAAGTGCCTTCGTTACCAAGTTAAATGCAACGGGGACTATTCTTGATTTCTCTACGTATTTAGGAGGTGATGGAGCTGATAATGGAAGTGGGATTGCAGTAGATTCTCAAGGGAATGCGTTTGTGACAGGCGATACCAGTTCAATGAATTTCCCGACAACAGCCGGAGCTTTTCAACCTGCCTTTGGTGGTGGAGGTCTTGATGTATTTGTGACAAAATTAAATAATATAGGTACTAATCTTGTCTACTCCACGTACCTTGGCGGAATGGAGAATGACTTAGGAACCAGTATAACAATTGATCCACAAGGGAACGCCTTTGTCACTGGAAGCACCTTATCAATGGATTTTCCAACAACACCTGGAGTTTTTCAAACAATGTTAAATGGTGTTGTTAATGCTTTTATTACGAAGTTAAATTCGTCGGGAACCATGCTTCTTTTCTCTACGTACCTTGGGGGCAGTTTAATTGATGGCGGAGTTGGAATTGTAGTAGATTCTCAAGGTAATGCTGTCGTTTCGGGAACTACTCAGTCAATGGACTTTCCAACAACGCCTGGAGCTTTTCAAACAATGTTGATGGGAACACAAAGCGCTTTTGTCACAAAATTAAACTCAATTGGGAATGCTCTATTATTCTCTACGTACTTGGGTGGCAATGATGTTGATGCCGCTCGAGGTTTAGCAGTCGATCAAGATGGGAATGCGTTTGTGACGGGTGTGACTCAGTCTCAAGACTTTCCAGTAACACCTGATGCGCTTCAAATGATGTTAGATGGCCCAACTGATGCTTTTGTAACACAACTAAATGCTTTAGGTTCTGCACTTTTATTCTCTACGTACCTCGGTGGCAGTGGAGGAGATGATGGGAATGGCCTTACTTTGGATTCACAAGGAAATGTTTTTGTTTCGGGCCAAACTGGATCAACCGATTTTCCGATAACATCAGGAGTTTTTCAAATGATGTTAAATGGTTTATCAGATGCGTTTGTGACGAAATTCCAGATTGCTCTTCCACCTCCACCTCCACCACCGTTAATTTCAAAATGCTGCCAGAGTCCGTGCAAATGTAAAAAGACAATTTCAAAAACCTCTAATTCAGCAACATTAAAAGGAAAAGGAATATATAACTTAAAATAA